A stretch of the Glycine soja cultivar W05 chromosome 13, ASM419377v2, whole genome shotgun sequence genome encodes the following:
- the LOC114380975 gene encoding photosystem I reaction center subunit IV A, chloroplastic-like — MASAASGFVLSLNVAASTTNSRVVLFNTKNNASRLLVRASDEPAAAAPATATPPAEAEAKPKPPPIGPKRGAKVKILRKESYWYKGTGSVVAVDQDPNTRYPVVVRFNKVNYANVSTNNYALDEIVEVE; from the exons ATGGCTTCAGCAGCATCTGGGTTTGTGCTGTCTCTTAATGTTGCAGCTTCCACCACAAACTCAAGGGTGGTCTTGTTCAACACAAAGAACAACGCTTCTAGGCTTCTTGTTAGGGCTTCAGATGAGCCTGCAGCGGCGGCACCTGCCACCGCCACACCACCAGCTGAAGCTGAAGCCAAACCAAAACCACCACCAATTGGTCCCAAGAGAGGTGCTAAG GTGAAGATTCTTAGGAAGGAATCCTACTGGTACAAAGGCACTGGTTCAGTGGTTGCTGTTGATCAG GACCCCAACACTCGCTACCCTGTTGTGGTCCGATTCAACAAAGTCAACTATGCCAATGTATCAACAAACAACTATGCTTTGGATGAGATCGTGGAAGTGGAATGA